In one window of Oryza sativa Japonica Group chromosome 9, ASM3414082v1 DNA:
- the LOC112936096 gene encoding protein ALP1-like, whose translation MDSRTRFLIYAAASYMLLSMMAMVIESRNKKRKRVARREGITYGPIDERDRKRFDYLNDKIWKNDTICVNMLRLKRAPFFCFCKLFRDRGMLVDTIHMPVEEQVAMFLHTIGHNDRNRVVATNFYRSSETVSRYFNLVLHAVGELRKELIRPPSITTPSKILGNPRWDPYFKDCIGAIDGTHVRVSVTKDMEPSFRGRKDHATQNVMAAIDFDLKFTYVLAGWEGTAQDAVVLRDAIERTDGLRVPQGKFYLVDAGYGAKPRFLPPFRGVRYHLNEWGTNPVQNEKELFNLRHSSLRVTVERAFGSLKRRWKILDDATPFFLYPTQVDIVVACCIIQNWIIEDGGDDFIISEEEWIANYNYATSRSGQASEHAYMVQFRQDTADQIWEDRQAHHGN comes from the exons ATGGACAGCAGAACACGGTTTCTGATTTATGCGGCTGCATCATATATGTTGTTGTCAATGATGGCTATGGTTATCGAGTCTAGaaataagaaaaggaaaagggttGCAAGGAGAGAAGGAATTACCTATGGGCCaatagatgagagagataggaAAAGATTTGATTATCTCAATGACAAGATTTGGAAAAACGATACCATCTGTGTGAACATGCTAAGGCTTAAAAGAGCAccttttttctgtttttgtaAACTTTTTAGGGATCGTGGCATGCTTGTGGATACTATACATATGCCTGTTGAAGAGCAAGTGGCTATGTTTTTACATACAATTGGGCACAATGATAGAAATAGGGTAGTTGCCACTAATTTTTATAGGTCCAGTGAAACTGTAAGCCGATATTTCAACCTAGTCCTTCATGCTGTTGGTGAGCTGAGAAAGGAATTAATAAGGCCACCCTCAATAACGACTCCTTCAAAAATATTAGGGAACCCAAGGTGGGATCCTTATTTTAAG GATTGTATTGGAGCTATTGATGGCACACATGTACGAGTCTCTGTTACCAAAGATATGGAGCCTTCCTTTCGTGGTAGGAAGGATCATGCTACTCAAAATGTAATGGCAGCTATAGATTTTGACCTTAAGTTCACGTATGTGTTGGCTGGTTGGGAGGGGACAGCACAAGATGCTGTAGTTTTACGTGATGCTATAGAGCGTACAGATGGCCTTCGTGTCCCACAAG GAAAATTCTACCTAGTTGATGCGGGATATGGAGCAAAACCTAGATTTTTACCCCCTTTTCGTGGTGTGAGGTATCACTTGAATGAGTGGGGGACTAATCCTGTACAGAATGAGAAGGAGCTATTTAATTTGAGGCACTCATCTCTTCGGGTGACCGTTGAGCGTGCATTTGGGTCTCTCAAGAGGAGGTGGAAAATTTTAGATGATGCTACTCCATTTTTTCTCTATCCAACTCAAGTGGATATTGTGGTAGCTTGTTGTATTATTCAGAATTGGATTATAGAAGATGGTGGTGATGATTTTATCATATCAGAGGAAGAATGGATAGCCAACTACAATTATGCAACATCAAGAAGTGGGCAAGCTAGTGAGCATGCATATATGGTTCAGTTCAGGCAGGATACCGCAGACCAAATATGGGAAGATCGTCAAGCTCACCATGGAAATTGA